The genomic stretch TCAGAAGTCAAAggaatttttatttaaacatatgcattaactaaagaagaaaaaatgaaagtatcAGTAACTGCAGCTTATCCTTAAGAGGGAGAAGTTTCAAATGCTTAGCtcacttctttatttaaaaataagagagcCAGTTGATATAAAGATTGAAGATACAATTAGACTACACATAGCTTTAGAGCATAACTTCAACTTTGTAgcaatgttttctctgatttgtggtagttAATATATAGAGTACAAAATGTAATGTATGTGAGTGAATTTTACAGcaagatttgattattatttatagctcTTGTCTCTACTCCCAAGGAGtagtggtctttctactttctaCGTGATGAATTTTTTACTTCATGTGGGATTAAATCTGTGATGATAAAGTAAATGGAAAGTAAtgtatcacaaaattaaaaaggaaaaaaagaaaggaaatgggagagagagggtgagaataCCAGAAGCTTTGAAATGTGTGTATGCAATAAATGAAATCcatgaaatctgttctgtttATATACATAAACAAGCAGTTTCTACAAATGTGAATGTGAGAATTTTCTCTGGGTGTAACCAGGAGTTAAAACTGATTCAATTCTGAATATGTTTTGAACAGAAGGCCTTAAGGACTTCAAGGTAGTTTGGACGTGAAGTAGAGAGAGGTGGTAAAAATATAACATGAACAAAACCTGTGCCCTGAACCACTGAGTAAATCAAAGTTCTGTTTAGTAAAGTGGTGAGAAAACAAACTTCAGTAAGTTTGTGGAGAGAAAAGGCAAAAGATCAGTTTTGGTCTTAAGTTTTAACCGTATTAGAAGTCGAAAGAAGATGAGAGACAAACAAATCCAGGTTGCAGAaaagatttcacaactcaacatGGAAACTGTGGTGTTATCTcatggaaataattttaaagtcaaGGGACTATTTAAAGGGTcacttaatagaaaaaaaataaagtaggagAAGATGGACTGTGAAGACATAGATTCTGAAAAAACACTTAGAAGTCAAGAAAACCAAAAGAACTTTTAACATTGAAGCTCCAACTAATAGAGTAAGATTAAATAGTCAGTGTACACAGTCTCAAATATCATTCAAATATCAGCACTTTCAGTAATTTCACACTCTGCATACCTTTGCTTTTTGTGGCAAATATTAAGTATCATCCTGAAGTATTTTCttatattaaaaatcaaatgacTCCTAATAAATTTCAACTAAGACCAAAGTTTCTTGTTGGGTATATTGGAGGCTTCTTCCTGCAGCATGCCTCAGTTAAAGAGGATTCTTCTGGTATTCTGCACCAAAATCATACCAACTTAATTCTAAATGTTCACCTATTTTGGCACtacattaaatttcttttttatttattatttttaattcattaattacattgtattatgtgacacagtttcatgggtacttggattctccccacccctccccaaaccctcccaccatgatgggttcctccaccttgttgcataaccacagttcaagttcagttgagattcccccattgcaagcatataccaaacatagagtacagcatcttattgtccagtcaagttcaacagcttcttaggtataccctctctggtctgaagacagagccagcagagtatcatcccgatcaattaaaagctccaacataccatcagcaaaaatttacatcattatggaattaattgacatagtaatgagtaaccaatatgttaaaagtaaatgcgagttcttaaccaccttctgtgaccacctcattgacatttcaataaatttcttttttaaaatacagttatttttattggaaagacaatttgtagagaaggagggacagaaagaaagatcttccattggctggctcacttcccaaatggccataatggccagtgctAAACTGCTGTGAAGGCAAAAGTCAGGAACttttttcaggtcttccatgtagactcagggtcccaaggatttggggccaccctctactgctttctcaggccacaagctggatgagaaatggagcatccaggatgtgaACTAGTACCTGTATGGGTTCCAGGTGCATCAAGGGGAAGGATTAACCaatcaagccattgtgccaggctcttcATTAAGCTTCTTATCCTCAATAAATTTTTAATGGCAAAGTAGATTAAATTAAAAAGGAGGAATACTTTGGATTAACTATACACATATCACTAAACTTAAAATTCCATACTCTATAATTGTCATCTTTTAAATAATAGACATAGAAACTTCGCTACTTGCCTTACTGTAAGTCATTACTGATTGCAAGTCATTTTTCTTATACCTTTCCTAATATTTACAATACTACATGAATTAAATCACCATCTAAAATCATGCATGTGATATTTTAAGACTGTATAGGAAATAAATTCCAGTTGTGTGTTTATATAATCTTAATATTTCTTTCTCAGTTCATGAATTGAACAGTTGTTTAAACCTCCTCATGAGTTTACATAAGTTTTGCCTAGGTTGGTGTTTCTGAGATAGACTGCAGATCCCGAGCTGGCAAGAGAGCATCTATTTCATTTGACGTAATGAGAACAGTAAACACGTGTTGGTGCTAATGGACCATGATGGACATAGTGGTCAATATGACAAAACTTGTGATAAGCACCCAAACTCCCCAAGTTCTCAATTTCCTCCCAGCTAAAAATATTTTGGTTACCTAAGACTATGCTATTATTGAATTGTAAAGAAATTCTGAGAAAATGTTCATGAGAAAATTTATAGAAAGCCATTTGTAACATAATTTTTCCTATTATTGCCGTAAtaggagaaataaaaatgaacagccCAGGAAGTCATAATCACTCCGCCCCTGTGAATAGATTCGTTCTTCTTGGATTTCCTTGTACCGGGGAGATTCAGatcctccttttctccctcttctcgATGATCTATGTGCTGACCCTAATGGGAAACCTGTGCATCATCTGTGCTGTGTGGTGGAACCAGCACCTCCATACCCCCATGTACATCCTGCTGGCCAATTTTTCCTTCCTGGAGATCTGGTACGTCACTTCTACTGTCCCCAATATGCTAGTTAACTTTCTCTCAGAGACCAACACCATCTCTTTCTCTGGCTGCTTCCTACAGTTCTACTTCTTCTTCTCCATGGGCACCACGGAGACTTTCTTCTTGTCTGCGATGGCCTTTGACAGGTACCTTGCCATCTGCAGGCCCCTGCACTACCCCATCATCATGACAGTTCGACGTTGCCACAGAATGGGAGCCTGTTGCTGGCTGTGTGGCTTCTCTTCATTCCTCCTTCCAGTTTATCTGATCTCCAGGCTTCCTTTTTGTGGCCCCAATATCATTGATCACTTTTTATGTGACCCTGGGCCCCTTCTGAAGTTGTCCTGTGTGCCAGCTACTTCCACTGAAACCATCTGTGCCATATTTAGCTCAGTCCTAATTTTCTCTACCTTCCTCTTCATTACCAGCTCCTATGCCCTTGTGATCAGGGCTGTGCTCAAGGTCCCCTCTGCTGAAGGCCGGAAAAAGGCTTTCTCTACATGTGGCTCCCATCTGGCCGTGGTGTGCCTGTTCTATGGCTCCATCATGGTGATGTATGTGAGTCCCACTGCAGGCAACCCAGCTGGGATCCAGAAAATTGTGACTTTATTTTATTCTGTGTTGACTCCACTTTTCAATCCCTTGATCTACAGCCTCCGTAATAAGGAAGTAAAAGAGGCTCTGAGCAAGCTGTTCAGGACTGCAAGATGTGATCAAAGACAGTCTCTCAAAAACTAGAATTGAAATATGTGTTGGACACAGTCACATAAAGATGTGAGAGAGTAATGATTCTAGgcaaatttgagaaaaaaaatattcctagAACTTCTCAAGGCATGTGTTTCGGTGattcaaatgcaaaatgaaaCATTGCAGATATTACACTAACTCTTTGTCTTAGATTTTATTGTATCATGATTCCAATGTGTTTTGCCTGGAAAGAAAATGCTACATATTCGCAGATACTTTTGAAGACAAAATTGCATGTAACCAAGGTACCAGTTGATCAGTTTTTTCCTTGTGCAGGTATGTATAAATTTATCTCCAAACCCTCCTTTCACTGGGATTGGAACTCTAAAGTCCATCAACtatctccctacacacacacacacacacatacacaccatgcAAACATACTCCTTatgcatttgttttgctttgatcaTAGCAGCTTGGGTGTTGAATCGACTTAACATTTTATCCGAAATTGACTTCACTTCCAGCTCTACATGCGTTAATTAGCCTCACTTCTAAACAGGGTGAGAGTCAGAGAAGGGGCTGCCACACTAAAATTCCAATCGATTCTCCCACTTTGAACCTGAGGTACCACATCACTCTCTTCCTCCTCACCCTAACCTCACTTCCCGCAAGAATAACTAGAGTAATCCTTTTTATCTTCACAAGTTATTTTGTGCAACTGTAGACCTTTTGGTGTCTGAAAGTCTTCTTCAAGTGGACTATCCAAAAGAATTTTTCTTAGCAGCCTAATAGCTAAATGGCATGTTTTATAAGGAATTTATCTGTAATTGGTTATGTTTTCACATTGATTTAAACTTGTATAACATATACAGATCTTCTATTGTTATCTCAGAACCATCCATGAGCTCTCAAAGCAAGAGAATCAATGCACTAAAACATAAAGGTAAGATATATTAACAGGACTAAATGGGACAAGCCCAATGAAACAATAATAATCTGTGTCTTCagtactttaaaaatgtgtttctctgtgtgtgttaacATGAACAGT from Ochotona princeps isolate mOchPri1 chromosome 6, mOchPri1.hap1, whole genome shotgun sequence encodes the following:
- the LOC101522791 gene encoding olfactory receptor 11H6-like, whose amino-acid sequence is MNSPGSHNHSAPVNRFVLLGFPCTGEIQILLFSLFSMIYVLTLMGNLCIICAVWWNQHLHTPMYILLANFSFLEIWYVTSTVPNMLVNFLSETNTISFSGCFLQFYFFFSMGTTETFFLSAMAFDRYLAICRPLHYPIIMTVRRCHRMGACCWLCGFSSFLLPVYLISRLPFCGPNIIDHFLCDPGPLLKLSCVPATSTETICAIFSSVLIFSTFLFITSSYALVIRAVLKVPSAEGRKKAFSTCGSHLAVVCLFYGSIMVMYVSPTAGNPAGIQKIVTLFYSVLTPLFNPLIYSLRNKEVKEALSKLFRTARCDQRQSLKN